A single Campylobacter hyointestinalis subsp. hyointestinalis DNA region contains:
- a CDS encoding metal-dependent hydrolase has product MIAKTHVSFALCVALAPISLASFALDFEIDRELLGIFMASVFLGSLFPDIDEPSSKIGRKFTGVSNLIKAVFGHRGVTHFFIIPTIFTLVFLLFLPKNLNLAVAGAGFIIGYFLHILGDALTKSGIKDAFYPFFKGKVFALLPVEFRFYTNSAFERTVLLPTLVFIVSMEIYAIFGDKIPLDKLINEFQILSIF; this is encoded by the coding sequence ATGATAGCAAAAACTCACGTTAGTTTCGCTCTTTGCGTAGCTTTAGCACCTATTAGTTTAGCTAGTTTTGCACTTGATTTTGAGATAGATAGGGAACTTCTTGGGATTTTTATGGCTAGCGTTTTTTTAGGTTCATTATTTCCTGATATAGATGAGCCAAGCTCAAAAATAGGCCGTAAATTTACTGGTGTATCGAATTTGATAAAAGCTGTGTTTGGACACAGAGGTGTTACGCATTTTTTTATAATTCCGACTATTTTTACTCTAGTTTTTCTACTATTTTTACCTAAAAATTTAAATTTAGCAGTCGCCGGAGCTGGATTTATAATAGGATATTTTTTACATATTTTAGGAGACGCACTTACAAAAAGCGGTATAAAAGATGCGTTTTATCCATTTTTTAAAGGCAAAGTTTTTGCTTTGTTGCCTGTGGAATTTAGATTTTATACAAATTCAGCTTTTGAAAGAACGGTGCTTTTGCCGACTTTAGTCTTTATAGTATCTATGGAAATTTATGCTATTTTCGGCGATAAAATTCCACTTGATAAGCTTATAAATGAATTTCAAATATTAAGTATTTTTTAA
- the mltG gene encoding endolytic transglycosylase MltG: protein MFIPLIKVRSKADIIMINSAKKKRIFLIIFEIVLIIFLSLFATLARPIYTSKVVYLPSGSVGEIISYLTQRNFNVNKFDKYVLVFMGFPQSGWIEIGSEKLSKFDFLYKLTTAKAAMQSITLIPGETTKYFLKQIAGELDLNYTVLIKEYEAQSPIKEGYLVPETYKVPKGISEKHLIYYMVNLSTKYHRQISQKIFGEWDEKKWFNFLIIASVIQKEAADASEMPIVSSVIYNRLKKGMKLQMDGTLNYDLYSHDKVTSERIKEDKSRYNTYLYEGLPPSPVCNVSLDAIKAAIFPKKTDFLYFVRNPKTLKHTFSKSYESHIREINKAK, encoded by the coding sequence ATTTTTATTCCGTTGATCAAAGTTAGAAGCAAGGCAGATATTATAATGATAAATAGTGCAAAAAAGAAGCGTATTTTTTTGATAATTTTTGAAATCGTGCTCATAATTTTCCTAAGTTTATTTGCAACGCTTGCAAGACCTATATATACTAGCAAAGTTGTGTATCTTCCAAGTGGAAGTGTAGGAGAAATTATATCATATTTAACTCAGCGCAACTTTAATGTCAATAAATTTGACAAATATGTTTTAGTTTTTATGGGTTTTCCACAGTCTGGTTGGATAGAGATCGGCTCTGAAAAATTAAGCAAATTTGACTTTTTATACAAGCTTACGACTGCAAAAGCTGCTATGCAAAGCATTACACTGATACCAGGAGAAACGACTAAGTATTTTTTAAAGCAGATCGCAGGCGAACTAGATCTTAATTATACTGTTCTTATAAAAGAGTATGAAGCGCAGTCTCCTATAAAAGAGGGCTACCTTGTCCCTGAAACATATAAAGTGCCAAAAGGGATCAGTGAGAAACATTTGATATATTATATGGTAAATTTATCCACAAAATATCATCGCCAGATCAGTCAAAAAATATTTGGTGAGTGGGATGAAAAAAAATGGTTTAACTTCTTAATTATAGCTTCAGTTATCCAAAAAGAGGCTGCTGATGCGAGCGAAATGCCTATCGTTTCATCAGTCATCTATAATAGGTTAAAAAAAGGTATGAAGCTTCAAATGGACGGAACGTTAAACTATGATTTGTACTCCCACGATAAAGTTACTAGTGAGCGCATAAAGGAAGATAAAAGCAGATATAACACCTATCTTTACGAAGGACTTCCGCCTAGTCCAGTCTGTAACGTGAGTTTAGATGCTATAAAAGCGGCTATTTTTCCTAAAAAAACAGATTTCTTATACTTTGTGCGTAATCCAAAAACGCTCAAACATACATTTAGCAAAAGCTACGAAAGCCATATAAGAGAGATAAATAAAGCAAAATGA
- a CDS encoding YhdP family protein — protein sequence MSTISKIIKKIRFFFALFIIIISALLLTLINGIKIDNFHSNIIDIEKLYIKLDKKLIVNLKNLEIHKQKNQKKSNKELLDISDNIIWLNRLFKEINIENLTYGEVSIKLLYKDNIFYIDTPRLTINTAIENKNKILIVSAKEIKFKDYNVTIWGDFKADIIENKYSFLGNFTSYELSGKLYLNLNNDILDYYVFDTKADSLKNFIENLAIKTGLDEEIKNWIYGYIIAKEYVLYEFGGKINLNNLEYYPKQMYAKARAKDPVVKFHQNVTPAVAEFVDVTLKNDTLSFALSNPKFKDKSINGSSVNIYNLLTQNSHLVLNLKTNSLLDYDIHEILKAYEIDFPVSQDSGKMDANLTLDINFDPFFINSYGEFKVENSNIDINGAKFYSKQGLVYLKDNIIDIKSSDLKNDIFEATVSGAIDTNTSNAKFGTYFKNICINECKVLDIKDQNATVNLDFNDEVKLSSPELNFNMNITKKTINLTNLANLKKSSQIMQELGIEDANLSLKTDDFSKFNINLTGTKFDMSLQKRDGTPYKEDDFSINLNKDINITSKSELMKFDISGNLIKAYFKDLILVVDKNMSNQNEQKDIKFFATNSALYLKDSNRTISFDKFSGSITKNELVFDGNNSFDSNIRVIKKNGDLKIFGQNLSSGFANDFLGLNSFNEGNFTIKLYGKDFDTFQSEIKVKNTYLSSYKFYQKFLSFINSIPSLLIFKVPDFNDKGFTVNDGVMFIERDNNKLNIKALNLTGSSADIAGRGSIDLDSKDVNIDFELKLLKDASSIISKIPLVGHIFLGDDKTISTVIEVRGTLDEPKFETQIIKDIIKTPYNIIKNTLQLPFTIFD from the coding sequence ATGAGCACGATTTCAAAAATTATCAAAAAAATACGCTTCTTTTTTGCACTATTTATCATTATAATATCTGCCTTGCTTCTAACTTTGATCAACGGAATAAAAATAGACAATTTTCATTCAAATATAATTGATATCGAAAAATTATATATAAAATTAGATAAAAAACTAATTGTAAATTTAAAAAATTTAGAAATTCATAAACAAAAAAATCAAAAAAAGAGCAACAAAGAGCTACTTGATATAAGCGATAATATAATTTGGCTAAATAGGCTATTTAAAGAGATAAATATAGAAAATTTAACTTACGGCGAAGTTAGTATTAAATTATTATATAAAGACAATATATTTTATATCGATACACCAAGGCTTACCATAAATACAGCCATAGAAAATAAAAACAAGATTTTGATAGTAAGTGCGAAAGAGATCAAATTTAAAGATTACAACGTTACTATTTGGGGAGATTTTAAAGCCGATATAATAGAAAATAAATATAGCTTTTTGGGAAATTTTACCTCTTATGAACTAAGTGGAAAGCTGTATTTAAATTTAAATAACGATATTTTGGATTATTACGTTTTTGATACAAAAGCAGATAGTTTAAAAAACTTTATAGAAAATTTAGCTATAAAAACTGGTCTTGACGAAGAGATAAAAAACTGGATATACGGATATATTATAGCAAAAGAATATGTATTGTATGAATTTGGTGGAAAGATAAATTTAAACAACTTAGAGTATTATCCAAAACAGATGTATGCAAAAGCAAGAGCCAAAGATCCGGTGGTAAAATTTCATCAAAACGTAACTCCAGCAGTAGCTGAGTTTGTAGATGTGACTTTGAAAAACGATACTCTTAGTTTTGCGCTTTCAAACCCAAAATTTAAAGATAAATCTATAAATGGAAGTAGCGTAAATATATATAATCTCCTAACTCAAAACTCGCATTTAGTACTAAATTTAAAAACAAATTCTTTGCTTGATTATGATATCCACGAAATATTAAAAGCTTATGAGATAGACTTTCCAGTAAGCCAAGATAGTGGAAAAATGGACGCAAATTTAACATTAGATATAAATTTTGATCCGTTTTTTATAAATAGTTATGGGGAATTTAAAGTAGAGAATTCAAACATTGATATAAACGGAGCTAAGTTTTATAGCAAACAAGGGCTCGTATATTTAAAAGATAATATCATAGATATAAAAAGCTCAGATCTCAAAAATGATATCTTTGAAGCAACTGTATCTGGAGCCATAGATACAAATACTAGTAACGCTAAATTTGGCACGTATTTTAAAAATATCTGTATAAATGAATGCAAGGTACTTGATATCAAAGATCAAAACGCCACTGTAAATTTGGACTTCAATGATGAAGTAAAACTCTCATCGCCAGAGCTAAACTTTAATATGAATATAACCAAAAAAACTATAAATTTAACAAACCTTGCAAATTTAAAAAAGAGTTCTCAAATAATGCAAGAGTTAGGTATTGAAGACGCAAATTTGAGTCTCAAAACAGATGATTTTTCTAAATTCAATATAAATCTTACGGGTACTAAATTTGATATGTCGCTTCAAAAACGTGATGGTACACCTTATAAAGAGGATGATTTTAGCATAAATTTAAATAAAGATATAAACATAACTAGCAAAAGTGAGCTTATGAAATTCGATATCTCAGGTAACTTGATAAAAGCGTATTTTAAAGATCTGATTCTCGTAGTAGATAAAAATATGAGCAATCAAAACGAGCAAAAAGATATCAAATTTTTTGCTACGAATTCTGCTTTATACTTAAAAGACTCAAACCGCACAATATCGTTTGATAAATTTAGCGGAAGTATTACTAAAAACGAGTTGGTATTTGATGGAAATAACAGTTTTGATTCAAATATAAGAGTGATAAAGAAAAACGGTGATTTAAAAATATTTGGGCAAAATCTCAGCTCTGGGTTCGCAAATGACTTTTTAGGACTAAACTCATTTAACGAGGGTAATTTTACTATAAAACTGTACGGCAAAGATTTTGATACCTTTCAAAGCGAAATAAAAGTAAAAAATACATATTTAAGTAGCTATAAATTCTATCAAAAATTTCTAAGCTTTATAAATTCCATCCCATCGCTTTTGATATTTAAAGTTCCTGATTTTAATGATAAAGGATTTACCGTAAATGATGGCGTGATGTTCATAGAGCGCGATAACAACAAACTAAATATAAAGGCTTTAAATTTAACCGGAAGTAGCGCAGATATCGCAGGACGTGGAAGTATAGATTTAGATAGCAAAGATGTAAATATAGATTTTGAGCTAAAGCTATTAAAAGACGCGAGTTCTATTATAAGCAAGATTCCATTAGTAGGTCATATATTTTTAGGAGATGATAAGACTATCTCAACTGTTATAGAAGTAAGAGGAACTTTAGATGAACCTAAATTTGAAACACAAATCATCAAAGACATCATCAAAACGCCGTATAATATCATAAAAAATACCTTACAGCTTCCATTTACTATATTTGACTAA
- the hypA gene encoding hydrogenase maturation nickel metallochaperone HypA, with product MHELAIVQDLFKLCETNAMKHNATKITKVEVEIGRLSGVEAHYLQSAFDAFKINTICNDAKLIVSTQDVIVKCGDCGFEGVLLENSFLCPKCGANKLDVVAGEDMYLMRLEME from the coding sequence ATGCACGAATTAGCTATAGTTCAAGATCTGTTTAAGCTTTGTGAGACAAATGCGATGAAGCATAATGCTACAAAGATAACTAAAGTAGAAGTTGAGATAGGTAGATTAAGTGGAGTGGAGGCTCACTACCTACAAAGTGCATTTGATGCTTTTAAGATAAACACTATCTGCAATGACGCAAAGCTCATCGTTAGTACGCAAGACGTTATTGTAAAATGCGGCGATTGCGGTTTTGAAGGAGTGCTCTTAGAAAATAGCTTTTTATGTCCAAAATGCGGTGCAAATAAGCTCGATGTTGTAGCTGGTGAAGATATGTATTTGATGCGCCTTGAGATGGAATAG
- the hypE gene encoding hydrogenase expression/formation protein HypE — translation MQKIMLAHGGGGQEMNDLINGLIFKIFNNEILSQNNDSAILNLSGKLAFSTDSFVVSPTKFLGGDIGKIAVCGTANDLAMVGAKPRYISCALIIEEGFDINELKDILSSMKSTADEAGVAIVCGDTKVVSKGSCDKIFINTSGVGEIIKEVRIENLKSGAKILLSGDVGRHGAVVLASRNELRLQSDLQSDCKPLYKIVEALLNAGIAPLAMRDATRGGLSAVLNEWAKACGRDIKIIQDSIAVSDEVMGICEILGFEPYELANEGTFLLAVEPKDEIRAVEILKEFNSNANSIGEILDSNKSNVIIQNSYGATRFMELPKGELLPRIC, via the coding sequence ATGCAAAAGATAATGTTAGCTCATGGTGGTGGTGGGCAAGAGATGAATGATCTTATTAATGGGTTGATTTTTAAGATTTTTAATAATGAAATTTTATCTCAAAATAATGATAGTGCGATTTTAAATTTAAGCGGAAAACTAGCATTTAGCACTGATAGCTTTGTGGTAAGTCCTACTAAATTTCTAGGTGGAGATATTGGTAAAATCGCAGTTTGCGGGACGGCAAATGACCTAGCTATGGTAGGAGCAAAGCCTAGATATATTAGTTGTGCTTTAATCATAGAAGAAGGATTTGATATAAATGAGCTTAAAGATATTTTATCTAGTATGAAAAGCACGGCTGATGAGGCTGGAGTAGCTATAGTTTGCGGCGATACTAAGGTTGTTAGCAAGGGAAGTTGTGATAAAATTTTTATCAATACCTCAGGCGTGGGAGAGATAATCAAAGAAGTTAGAATAGAGAATTTAAAAAGTGGCGCTAAAATTCTATTAAGTGGCGATGTAGGTAGGCATGGTGCTGTGGTATTAGCAAGTAGAAATGAGCTAAGATTACAAAGCGATTTACAAAGCGATTGTAAGCCTTTATACAAAATTGTAGAAGCACTTTTAAATGCTGGTATTGCTCCCCTTGCTATGAGAGATGCTACGCGTGGTGGACTCTCAGCTGTATTAAATGAGTGGGCGAAGGCTTGTGGGAGAGATATTAAAATTATCCAAGATAGTATCGCTGTGAGTGATGAGGTGATGGGGATTTGCGAAATTCTTGGTTTTGAGCCTTATGAGCTAGCTAATGAGGGGACATTTCTTTTAGCTGTTGAGCCTAAAGATGAGATAAGAGCGGTTGAGATTTTAAAAGAATTTAACTCAAACGCAAATAGCATTGGCGAGATTTTAGATAGTAATAAATCAAATGTAATTATACAAAATAGCTATGGAGCCACTAGATTTATGGAGCTGCCAAAGGGCGAGTTGCTACCTAGAATTTGCTAA
- the hypD gene encoding hydrogenase formation protein HypD, translating into MDLINSFRDKDKILALSKIIKQRSKRSLNIMEICGGHTHSIMKFGLPQLVGEHINFIHGPGCPVCIMPRSRIDEAIAIASIEGVIFCTLADMLRVPGSKGSLADIRAGGADIRALYSPLDTITIAKENPDKKVVFFAIGFETTTPMSAVVVEQAINLNLQNLFIHLNHVTVPAPVRAIMSDKDVKIDAFLGPSHVSVITGSKIYEELANEFKTPIAVSGFEPLDLMDSILNLVNQHQNGTYKVYNEYARVVSKDGNKKAKELINRYFEPCDFEWRGLGVIKDSGLRLRDEFNYLDAKKYFNVEVGESKESKACICGEILRGKAKPYDCKVFGKVCNPQNPIGSCMVSGEGACAAYYKYSKRG; encoded by the coding sequence ATGGATTTAATAAATAGTTTTAGAGATAAAGATAAGATTTTAGCCTTAAGCAAGATAATTAAACAAAGAAGTAAAAGGTCATTAAATATTATGGAGATTTGTGGCGGTCATACTCATAGTATAATGAAATTTGGCCTACCGCAATTAGTAGGGGAGCATATCAATTTCATTCACGGCCCAGGATGTCCGGTGTGTATAATGCCTAGAAGTCGCATTGATGAGGCTATAGCAATTGCTAGTATAGAAGGGGTGATATTTTGCACTTTAGCTGATATGTTAAGAGTGCCTGGAAGTAAGGGCTCTTTAGCTGATATTAGGGCTGGTGGGGCTGATATTAGGGCTTTATACTCTCCACTTGATACAATCACAATAGCCAAAGAAAATCCAGATAAAAAAGTTGTATTTTTTGCTATTGGATTTGAGACTACTACTCCTATGAGTGCTGTGGTGGTAGAACAAGCCATAAATTTAAATTTACAAAATCTATTTATACATTTAAATCATGTAACAGTCCCAGCTCCAGTAAGGGCTATAATGAGCGATAAAGATGTGAAAATTGATGCATTTTTAGGGCCAAGCCATGTAAGTGTGATTACTGGTAGTAAGATATATGAAGAGCTTGCTAATGAGTTTAAGACCCCAATTGCCGTAAGTGGCTTTGAGCCTTTAGATTTGATGGATAGTATATTAAATTTAGTAAATCAACACCAAAATGGCACCTATAAAGTCTATAATGAGTATGCTAGAGTAGTTAGCAAAGATGGCAATAAAAAGGCTAAAGAGCTGATAAATAGGTATTTTGAGCCGTGTGATTTTGAGTGGAGAGGGCTAGGCGTTATCAAAGATAGCGGATTAAGGCTAAGAGATGAGTTTAATTATTTGGATGCTAAAAAATATTTTAATGTAGAAGTAGGCGAGTCTAAAGAATCCAAAGCCTGTATTTGCGGTGAAATTTTGCGTGGTAAAGCTAAGCCATATGATTGTAAGGTATTTGGTAAGGTTTGTAATCCACAAAATCCAATTGGTAGCTGTATGGTAAGCGGCGAGGGTGCTTGTGCGGCGTATTATAAATATAGTAAAAGAGGGTAG
- a CDS encoding HypC/HybG/HupF family hydrogenase formation chaperone — MCLSIPSKVISIDENNFAIVDTMGVRRGVSLDLIAEPVSVGDYVLIHVGFAMEKIDTKYALESLEIYKQIADDMSSGKISADEGDMGLAALKD; from the coding sequence ATGTGTCTTAGCATACCATCAAAAGTAATATCAATAGATGAGAATAATTTTGCCATAGTTGATACTATGGGAGTTAGGCGTGGAGTGAGCCTAGACTTGATAGCTGAGCCTGTATCGGTGGGGGATTATGTGCTTATACATGTGGGATTTGCGATGGAAAAGATCGATACTAAATATGCTTTAGAGAGCTTAGAGATTTATAAGCAAATAGCAGATGATATGAGTAGTGGTAAAATATCAGCCGATGAAGGCGATATGGGTCTAGCAGCGTTGAAAGATTAA
- a CDS encoding restriction endonuclease subunit S yields the protein MINSSEWKEFRISDIFDIECSKYHNPKLYNDGQIPYVARTIFNNGITQYIDTKETLYKANCIIIGAESAKAFYQEKDFLTGNKIYRLYLKDDFKIKFNRKIALFICSIINSLSSNYNYIDAFVSSKIAVAQIKLPIKNNKPDFDFMENFIDKIEQKQRGILEFYKHKKQNGGGYELNSKTWKEFKIGDLFDIKTTSQKLSKKDSVENGKFPIYSAESQNGGICGYCNEIPAFTISNEKPFFVIFGDHTRAFNIAKNDFCVADNVKVLEPKNFNIKSILFIITIWQKGIPNLGYARHWSIAKNIQIKLPTTQNGEIDFDFMENFIKAISKECIKGVDSYLVKNIVLQKK from the coding sequence ATGATAAATAGTAGCGAGTGGAAAGAGTTTAGAATAAGTGATATTTTTGATATAGAATGTTCAAAATATCATAATCCAAAATTGTATAATGATGGACAAATTCCTTATGTAGCTAGAACTATTTTTAATAATGGAATAACCCAATATATTGATACAAAAGAAACATTATATAAAGCAAATTGTATTATAATAGGTGCTGAAAGCGCAAAAGCTTTTTATCAAGAAAAAGATTTTCTTACAGGCAATAAAATATATCGTCTATATCTAAAAGATGATTTTAAAATTAAATTTAATCGCAAAATTGCTCTTTTTATTTGTTCTATAATAAACTCTCTTTCTAGCAATTATAATTATATTGATGCTTTTGTTTCATCAAAAATAGCAGTAGCTCAAATTAAATTGCCTATAAAAAACAATAAACCTGATTTTGATTTTATGGAAAATTTTATTGATAAAATAGAACAAAAACAGCGTGGAATTTTAGAATTCTACAAGCATAAAAAGCAAAATGGGGGGGGGTATGAGCTAAATTCTAAAACCTGGAAAGAGTTTAAAATCGGGGATTTGTTTGATATTAAAACTACTTCACAAAAATTAAGCAAAAAAGATAGTGTAGAAAATGGGAAATTCCCTATTTATTCAGCAGAAAGTCAAAATGGTGGTATTTGTGGATATTGTAATGAAATTCCAGCTTTTACGATTAGTAATGAAAAACCTTTTTTTGTAATTTTTGGAGACCACACGAGAGCTTTTAACATAGCAAAAAATGATTTTTGTGTAGCTGATAATGTAAAAGTTTTAGAACCAAAAAATTTTAATATAAAATCTATTTTGTTTATAATTACTATTTGGCAAAAAGGAATTCCAAATTTAGGATATGCTAGACATTGGAGTATAGCGAAAAATATTCAAATCAAACTACCAACAACCCAAAACGGCGAAATAGATTTTGATTTTATGGAAAACTTCATAAAAGCTATTAGTAAAGAGTGTATAAAAGGTGTGGATAGCTATTTAGTCAAAAATATAGTCTTACAAAAGAAGTGA
- a CDS encoding HsdM family class I SAM-dependent methyltransferase — protein MCEEDKVRDKARELLNFYDEQNAISGVGQQTTFNNLDKNYWKGNPNKPDGWYFPKDTTHPAIVLECANSKTDLIKKDEQIKKYIEIARQKYKNVVGISYNGFDVAVYKDEKLYSLTTELFDKNYYLNLFNNISIDKVAIYNFTKSINDNLHGNFGINNLKHRMIFTACALVADKNGADLKSLKNRDFETLRSEIIKTLEKSYSAEIAKNIKLNIIKEQFNIINFNYTENQKAINDFIDDVAKISGFIKSSEWNGEDVMGIFFNEFTRYKGKSEVGQVFTPDHITSLIYRITATSYKDKVLDATCGSGAFLVKAMNNMINEIGGENVKDKLAQIQNEKLFGVEFDKELFALSCANMIIHKDGKTNITHGDARSDEIAKWIKEKGITRVLMNPPYEEKFGCCLIVENVLNNVNDGAICAFILPSNKLVVKKNLATKWLKKHSLLKIIKLPPELFRANKGHSDTSIFIFKAHEPQNNKPIFACYIEKDGLETIKNQGRQDSKGIWKQTLEDYWVDVIYKQSGDDSCQWISPNDNLCYAEPQPEFEISEKDFKKVVLDYMLFENGIDKKDFENTMLESLLYDSDIKQDNENFTFTFKAKKDDK, from the coding sequence ATGTGCGAAGAAGATAAAGTAAGAGATAAAGCAAGAGAGCTTTTGAATTTTTATGATGAACAAAATGCAATTTCTGGCGTAGGTCAGCAAACTACTTTTAATAATTTAGACAAAAATTATTGGAAAGGCAATCCAAATAAACCTGATGGCTGGTATTTTCCAAAGGACACCACGCACCCAGCTATAGTGTTAGAATGCGCTAATAGCAAAACTGACCTTATCAAAAAAGATGAACAAATCAAAAAATACATTGAAATCGCTAGACAAAAATATAAAAATGTAGTTGGAATTTCGTATAATGGCTTTGATGTAGCTGTTTATAAAGATGAGAAGCTTTATAGCTTAACCACAGAACTTTTTGATAAAAATTATTATCTTAACTTATTTAATAACATTAGTATTGATAAAGTAGCAATTTATAATTTTACAAAGTCAATAAATGATAATTTACACGGCAATTTTGGCATAAATAATCTAAAACATAGAATGATTTTTACAGCTTGTGCTTTGGTGGCAGATAAAAATGGAGCAGATTTAAAAAGCCTAAAAAACAGAGATTTTGAAACTTTGCGAAGTGAGATTATAAAAACGCTAGAAAAATCATACAGCGCAGAAATAGCTAAAAATATAAAACTAAATATTATAAAAGAACAATTTAATATTATAAATTTCAACTACACAGAAAATCAAAAAGCTATAAATGATTTTATAGATGATGTGGCTAAAATTTCAGGTTTTATAAAATCTAGCGAGTGGAACGGCGAGGATGTAATGGGTATATTTTTTAACGAATTTACTCGTTACAAAGGTAAAAGTGAAGTAGGTCAAGTTTTTACGCCAGACCACATTACAAGCCTTATTTATCGCATAACAGCCACTAGCTATAAAGATAAAGTTTTAGACGCTACTTGCGGCTCTGGTGCGTTTTTGGTAAAAGCTATGAATAATATGATAAATGAAATCGGCGGCGAAAATGTAAAGGATAAATTGGCACAAATTCAAAACGAAAAGCTTTTTGGTGTGGAATTTGATAAAGAGCTTTTTGCTCTATCTTGTGCGAATATGATAATACACAAAGATGGCAAAACAAACATAACTCACGGCGATGCTAGAAGTGATGAAATAGCTAAATGGATAAAAGAAAAAGGCATTACAAGGGTGCTAATGAACCCGCCTTATGAAGAAAAATTTGGCTGTTGCTTAATAGTAGAAAATGTGCTAAACAATGTAAACGATGGCGCAATTTGTGCTTTTATTTTGCCTAGCAATAAATTAGTAGTAAAGAAAAATTTAGCCACAAAATGGCTAAAAAAGCACTCGCTTTTAAAAATAATAAAATTACCACCAGAGCTATTTAGAGCAAATAAAGGTCATAGCGATACTTCTATTTTTATTTTCAAAGCTCACGAGCCACAAAACAATAAGCCTATTTTTGCTTGTTATATAGAAAAAGACGGCTTAGAAACTATCAAAAATCAAGGTCGCCAAGACAGCAAAGGCATTTGGAAGCAAACCTTAGAGGACTACTGGGTGGATGTGATTTATAAACAAAGTGGCGATGATAGCTGTCAATGGATAAGCCCAAATGATAATCTATGCTACGCAGAGCCACAGCCAGAGTTTGAAATAAGCGAAAAAGACTTTAAAAAAGTAGTGTTAGACTACATGCTTTTTGAAAACGGAATAGATAAAAAAGACTTTGAAAACACTATGCTAGAAAGCCTGCTTTATGATAGCGATATAAAGCAAGATAACGAGAATTTTACTTTTACTTTTAAGGCTAAAAAAGATGATAAATAG
- the hypB gene encoding hydrogenase nickel incorporation protein HypB, translating to MCKDCGCSMGNSALEHTHGGITHSHEHTGGHSHEHSHPALNEKKTVEVITKILQENDNEAEHNRAHLDEKGIFCINLMSSPGAGKTTLLEATIKNGSFKIGVVEGDLETNKDADRIRKTGAAAHQITTGQTCHLDAFMVHEGLHHLPLNDLDFVFIENVGNLVCPASYDVGAHINAVLISVPEGSDKIAKYPVMFRAADIVIITKTSLLEHFDFNIDEVKKEARKLNPKVDIIEVDSKSGAGIDKWINYIKFKKEIR from the coding sequence ATGTGTAAAGATTGTGGTTGCAGTATGGGAAATAGTGCACTTGAACATACCCATGGCGGCATTACTCACTCGCACGAGCATACTGGTGGGCACTCTCACGAGCATTCTCATCCTGCTTTAAATGAGAAAAAGACAGTAGAAGTTATAACAAAAATATTGCAAGAAAATGATAATGAAGCAGAGCATAATAGAGCTCATTTAGATGAAAAAGGTATTTTTTGTATAAATTTAATGAGTAGCCCAGGAGCTGGAAAAACAACTCTTTTAGAAGCCACTATAAAAAATGGCTCTTTTAAAATCGGAGTCGTAGAGGGTGATCTTGAGACAAATAAAGACGCAGATAGGATAAGAAAAACAGGAGCTGCGGCACACCAGATCACTACTGGGCAGACTTGTCATTTAGATGCTTTTATGGTTCATGAAGGACTTCATCATCTACCTTTAAATGATCTTGATTTTGTATTTATAGAAAATGTAGGTAATCTTGTTTGCCCAGCAAGTTACGATGTCGGCGCTCATATAAATGCTGTTTTAATCAGCGTGCCAGAAGGGAGCGATAAAATAGCAAAATATCCTGTTATGTTTAGGGCTGCTGATATAGTTATTATCACTAAAACTTCGCTTTTAGAGCATTTTGACTTTAATATTGACGAGGTTAAAAAAGAAGCTAGAAAGCTAAATCCAAAGGTTGATATTATAGAGGTTGATAGCAAGAGCGGGGCTGGAATTGATAAATGGATAAATTATATTAAATTTAAAAAAGAGATTAGATAA